The sequence GCGCCAGATTGAGACGAAGGTCCGCAAGCGCTTGAGCAAGCTGCTGGAGCAGGGGAGCGTGGCGGATCTGCTGCTGGGGATTCGCGCTCACGCTCACCCGGTGAACTCGCAGGTCGCGATCCTCCAACTGTTTCCGGAACTATCTACCCACGTGGAGGGGTGGGATGCCCCCTTGTGGCAGATACTGGATCAACTGGACGACTCCTTCACCGTCGAGGACGGATGGGTGTGCTACCCCGACTTGGCCGGGGCGGTAGCCACCACGCAACGGGAGCTGGAGGCCGCAGAGAACGAGGATGGGATCGTGGCTATCGATGCCATCGACGATCAACTGGGTGTGCCGCCGGCCCTGGCCCGCGAATGGTTGCTTGCCTGCGGGTTCCCCATCGTCCAGGATCATGTGATCAACCGGAGGGATTCCCAGTCGATCCGCTCCGTGGCGGTGCTGTCCATCGCCGGGGAACCCATGACGGCGGAAGCGATCTTCCGGAGCGCCGGCTCCAGCGTGACCCTCCGAGCCCTGAAGAACGCGCTGAGCGTCAACGACCGCGTTGTGCGGACTGGTGTAGACACCTTCGGCCTGCGGCGGTGGGGACTGGAGGAGTGCACGAAGCTCACCGACATCATCGGGCGGCGCGTGGACGCGGCCGTGGAACAGGCGAGGGCGGACTTGATCAGCGAAGATACCGCCGATGGTGGCCTGCATGCCGGGGGTGCGCAGGACAAGGACAGTGAGACGGACCCCGCGGATCTGCCCACGCCGCGGGTCGGGGTGACCCTCCGCGAACTGCTCGCGGAGTTGCCGGAAAAGTTCGGCGTGGCACCCAGCTCCATCAAGGCCTACGCCGCAACCGGGGAGTTCGAGATCATCGACGGCACCGTCTACCGCCGCGAGAATCCTCAGGTCAACGACGCAGAACCGGAAGAGTCCTCCGGGCTATACCGCCGCGACGGTCAGTGGCAGTTGCTCGCCACCATCACTGCGGATCATTTGCGGGGTTCCGGGTTCGGCGTCCCGGCGGGCATGCCCTGCCTCTGGGCGGTTGAGTTCGGGCAGACGATCACCCTGCCCAGCCGCCTCGGGGATCAGCCCATGACGTGGGGCATGCTGGCGCAGTCTGGCAGCATCCGGCGCTTCTGTGAGGACATGGAGCTGCGCGTTGGGGATCGGGTGTGGATCAGCGACAACAACGGTCAGCGCTTCGAGGTGGAACCGGCGCCGCCGCTGCGGGAGCACACGGGCCTGGCCGCAGTGGCTGCGGCGATGGGCATTGATCCCGAGCAGGTGGGCACCCACCCACAGGAAGATGGGGAGAATCCACAAAAGCACGCTACCCACCCACAAGCAGACGGGGCCGAGGCGGAGGCCCGCCTGGAGGGCCTCATCGCCGAGGCCCTCGGCTTTCCCGCGACCGCCCCGCGCCGGAAGGTCTTGGCCCGGTTGCGCCATCGGCGGGAAAACCGCTTGGTGGAGATCCTCGAGGGGCTGTGGCTGCCGAGGCGCACGGAGGACTAGGCCCCGAACTGCCGAAGCCCCGCCGGGCTTAGCGCTGCTAGATCTCGGCCGAGCGCTGCCGGATCACCGCCGAGCGCAACCGGTTGACCGCCGCGGCGATGTCCTGCCGGCGCGGCAGCGCCAAACGGCCGGGATGCCCCCGGTGTGGGGACAGCGCTTCCACACCGCCGCGTTCCATCTTCGTGAACAGGTGATCTACCAGCTCGGGTAGCGTCGCCCGGCCATCAGCGGCACCGTCGATTCGGGCCAAGGCCGCGGCGATCGCCCTGGTCTGGGACACGTCCACTAGCTGCTTCACGGCACCCAGATCCAAGAACACGTCGCCCACCCGGATCGTGTCCAGCCCCTTGGCCTGCGGCGGCTTTGGTCCCCGTGGACCTCGTGGACCTCGCGAATCTCCATTCCCGCGCGATCCTTGCCTCTCCCGGTCCCCATGCGATCCCCGTGAATCTCCGCCCTGCCCCTGCCCCGTGCCAAGCCCCACCACAACCCGCGCCCCAGCGCCGTGACCCCCACTCCCGCCACCCGGGATGGGATGGGAGCACGCGGCTACCGCGGATGGGTCGGCCAAGTCTCGGGCAGCGGAGGTCACGTCCACCGGCTGGTACGCGTCGAGCTGGATGACGGTATCGGCGGCGTCGATAAAAGCCCCAGAACCCCCGGCGACCAGTACGGTCGAAACCCCATGGTCCTCCCACAACCCCCGGACGTGGTCGATGAGCGGGGTGATCGGTTCCTTGGTACTCGGCACCAACCGCCGCATCCGCTCGTCGCGGATCATGAAGTTTGTCGCGGAGGTGTCCTCGTCGATGAGCAATGTCCTGGCGCCCGCCTCCAGCGCCTCGATCAACCCGGCGGCCTGTGATGTGGAACCGGAGGCATTCGTCGTACGGAACTCACGCGTGTCCGCCCCCGACGGCAGATCCCGGATAAAAGGGGACACGTCCACGTTCGTCACCGCCCGCCCATCCTCGGCCCGCAGGCTCACAGCGGTGGGGTCCGCGATCGCGAATTCGCGCCCATCGCCCCGGACGTGGTCATACACCCCCAGCTCCAGGGCCCGCAGGACCGTGGACTTACCGTGATAACCACCGCCGACGATGAGGGTAACGCCCGCGGGAATTCCCATGCCCGTCACCGTGCGGCCGGAGGGCAGGTCGAAGCTGGCCCGCAGGCTCTCCGGTGCGGCGAAGGGCACCGCGTTGTCCAGCGGCAGGTCGCTATTGCCGGCCGCCCGGGGCAACACGGCGCCGTCGGCGATGAAGCCCACCAGCCCGCGCCCGGGGAGCTGTTCACGCAGGGCATTCTGGTCCCTGGCGAGGTCCAGGTGTGGTTGTATTGCGGACGCCAATTCCCCCGGCGTCTCCTGGAGCATCAGCGCATCGTCCACGACGTCCGGCAAAGCTTCCGTGAGAAGGCGCCGGGCTGCGTGCCCCATGATGCGTCGACCCCGCGCGGGCAGGGCGGCTTCTAAGCGCAGGCGAAGGACGGGGGAGGGTCCGCTCAGGTCGCGGACCACGCTGGCGCGCTCGAGAACCTGCTGGCCGGGCGCGTCGATGCTGAGGTGCCCGTCGGCCTTGCCGCCGGACTTGGCACCGTGGCGGGCGATGGCGGCGGACAGGTATCGCGCGAGTTGGTCGGTGGTGGCGCGCGCGGAGGTGGCGTTTGCAAAGAAATTATCCGGAAGCCCCACCATCTCTAGTGGGACAATGACCTGGATGAGGGACGGCGGGGCAAAAAGATCCGATTGGACCTTGTCGACGGATAAGCGGAGGTCATCGTCGAGCTGGTGCAGGCCCGATAGGCGCTTGTAGGCGCCGTAGCTGGCACCGTCGAGCTGAGCAAGGGTAGAGGCGAGGGAAGTCATCGCCGGTCATGCTAGCGCCATCCGTAGTCGTTGCGCAGACGCGCCGAGATCCGGTCGAAGCGACGCTCCGGCATGGAGACCCCACGCCGCAGGATCTGCGATTCCGGCACCTCGATGAGCTTATCCAGGCGGATCCAACTTTCCCCGCCGCGGTTTTCCCACGGGCCGGAGCCAATGGGCAGCCAGTTGTCCTCGCTGAGGTGGTCTTTGTTCTCACTGATGAGCAACGTGAGCAGGGTGTGGCCATTGCGACCGATGATGAGGACCGCCCGGCTTTCCATCTCCCCTCCGCGCCGAGGGCGGATATCCACCCACACCACTTCCCCCGGGTCCGCCTGCCCATCCATGTCGGGGGCATACATCACCGAGCGGGCATGATTGGCCGTGGGGGTTTTCACCGTCGTATCCGTCTGGAGCTGCGCGGCGAATGGCTGAGTGTTGAGGCCTAGCTGGGAGTTGAGCTTGTCCAGGCCCTCCGACAGACTGCCGCGGTGGCTGAAGTACCTGTGGATGAAGCGCGACCACGGGTTCTCCTCCGGGCGCGCGGGATCCTCGGGGCGGGGAGATGAGGCGGCCTCGGACATAGTTTCCACCCTATCGCCGTGTTGGGCGGGCGTCACCTGGTTGCTAACGCTTCGCTAGCGCGGTCGGCTGGCACGGCAGCCGGGGGGCGCTGCGTTGGCGCGGCGGTCGGTAGGGGGTTGACGGGTGTGGCGATAGTAAGGTTTGAACGAGTTACCCACCAGGAGGACCAAGCATGGCAAAAGCGCAGGAGAACTACGCGACTACGACGTTTACCGACCCGTCGCGCATTCGAAACTTCTGCATCATTGCCCACATCGATCATGGTAAGTCCACCCTTGCCGACCGTATCCTCGGTCTGTCTGGGGTGGTGGATGACCGCGATATGCGCGCCCAGTACCTGGACAACATGGATATCGAGCGGGAGCGTGGGATCACCATCAAGGCTCAGAACGTCCGCCTGCCGTGGGTGCCGCGTTCTGGGGAGCATGCCGGGCAAGAGCTCGTGCTGCACCTCATTGACACCCCCGGGCACGTGGACTTCACCTATGAGGTCTCCCGCGCCCTGGATGCCTGCGAGGGGGCTATCTTGCTTGTGGACGCCGCCCAGGGGATTGAGGCCCAGACACTAGCCAACCTGTACCTGGCCATGGAAAACGACCTGGAGATCATTCCGGTCCTCAACAAGATTGACCTCCCGGCGGCGGATCCGGACAAGTACTCCCTAGAGCTGGCGCACATCATCGGCTGCGAGCCGGAAGAAGTCCTGCGGGTTTCCGGCAAGACGGGGGAGGGGGTGGAGGCGCTTCTGGATCGGGTGTGTGAGTTGGTTCCCCCGCCTAGTGGGGACGCCAATGCCCCCGCGCGCGCCATGATCTTCGACTCGGTGTACGACATCTACCGGGGAGTGGTCACCTACGTCCGCATGATGGACGGCCGCCTGGAGGCGCGCCAGAAGATCAAAATGATGAGCACCGGCGCGACCCACGAGACCCTGGAGATCGGGGTAGTCTCGCCGGAGCCGGTGAAGACAAAGGGCCTGGGCGTGGGTGAGGTTGGCTACATCATCACCGGCGTGAAGGACGTGCGGCAATCGAAGGTGGGGGACACGATCACGTGGGCCGTTCACGGAGCGGAGCAAGCGCTGAAGGGGTACGAGGAGCCGACCCCCATGGTTTACTCCGGGCTATTCCCCATCTCCGCGAACCAGTACCCGGACTTGCGAGAGGCCATCGAGAAGCTGCAGCTCAACGATGCCTCGCTGACCTTCGAACCGGAGACGTCCGTGGCCCTGGGCTTTGGCTTCCGGTGCGGGTTCCTGGGGCTGTTGCACATGGAGATCACCCGCACGCGCTTAGAGCGGGAGTTTGGGTTGGACCTTATCTCCACGGCACCCAGCGTGGTCTACCGCGTGGTCAGTGAGGACGGCAGTGAGCAGTTTGTGCGAAACCCCAGCGACTGGCCG comes from Corynebacterium heidelbergense and encodes:
- a CDS encoding ABC-ATPase domain-containing protein, with the protein product MTSLASTLAQLDGASYGAYKRLSGLHQLDDDLRLSVDKVQSDLFAPPSLIQVIVPLEMVGLPDNFFANATSARATTDQLARYLSAAIARHGAKSGGKADGHLSIDAPGQQVLERASVVRDLSGPSPVLRLRLEAALPARGRRIMGHAARRLLTEALPDVVDDALMLQETPGELASAIQPHLDLARDQNALREQLPGRGLVGFIADGAVLPRAAGNSDLPLDNAVPFAAPESLRASFDLPSGRTVTGMGIPAGVTLIVGGGYHGKSTVLRALELGVYDHVRGDGREFAIADPTAVSLRAEDGRAVTNVDVSPFIRDLPSGADTREFRTTNASGSTSQAAGLIEALEAGARTLLIDEDTSATNFMIRDERMRRLVPSTKEPITPLIDHVRGLWEDHGVSTVLVAGGSGAFIDAADTVIQLDAYQPVDVTSAARDLADPSAVAACSHPIPGGGSGGHGAGARVVVGLGTGQGQGGDSRGSHGDRERQGSRGNGDSRGPRGPRGPKPPQAKGLDTIRVGDVFLDLGAVKQLVDVSQTRAIAAALARIDGAADGRATLPELVDHLFTKMERGGVEALSPHRGHPGRLALPRRQDIAAAVNRLRSAVIRQRSAEI
- a CDS encoding type II toxin-antitoxin system PemK/MazF family toxin, which gives rise to MSEAASSPRPEDPARPEENPWSRFIHRYFSHRGSLSEGLDKLNSQLGLNTQPFAAQLQTDTTVKTPTANHARSVMYAPDMDGQADPGEVVWVDIRPRRGGEMESRAVLIIGRNGHTLLTLLISENKDHLSEDNWLPIGSGPWENRGGESWIRLDKLIEVPESQILRRGVSMPERRFDRISARLRNDYGWR
- the lepA gene encoding translation elongation factor 4 — protein: MAKAQENYATTTFTDPSRIRNFCIIAHIDHGKSTLADRILGLSGVVDDRDMRAQYLDNMDIERERGITIKAQNVRLPWVPRSGEHAGQELVLHLIDTPGHVDFTYEVSRALDACEGAILLVDAAQGIEAQTLANLYLAMENDLEIIPVLNKIDLPAADPDKYSLELAHIIGCEPEEVLRVSGKTGEGVEALLDRVCELVPPPSGDANAPARAMIFDSVYDIYRGVVTYVRMMDGRLEARQKIKMMSTGATHETLEIGVVSPEPVKTKGLGVGEVGYIITGVKDVRQSKVGDTITWAVHGAEQALKGYEEPTPMVYSGLFPISANQYPDLREAIEKLQLNDASLTFEPETSVALGFGFRCGFLGLLHMEITRTRLEREFGLDLISTAPSVVYRVVSEDGSEQFVRNPSDWPGGKLREVYEPMVNMTIIVPEEFLGGTMELCQSKRGQMKNMDFLSQDRVELRYLMPLGEIIFDFFDMLKSRTRGYASLNYEDAGEQLADLVKVDILLQGDPVDAFSAIVHRDNAQWYGNKMTVKLKELIPRQQFEVPVQAAIGAKIIARENIRALRKDVLAKCYGGDVSRKRKLLEKQKEGKKRMKSIGSVSVPQEAFVAALSTDEGK